In Vespa velutina chromosome 1, iVesVel2.1, whole genome shotgun sequence, the following proteins share a genomic window:
- the LOC124952181 gene encoding proteasome subunit beta type-4 has translation MALFGNNGYSTPAPFWQNGPTPGCFYDFPGSTIQSVDHGMRQRSQAPMTTGTSVIGIQFKDGVIIAADILASYGSLARYRNCERIMKVNDNILLGASGDYADFQCIKSNIEKKILDEQCLDDGFSLKPKALYCWLTRVMYNRRSSYDPFWNNFVIAGLDNGKPFLGTVDKLGTAYIDPVIATGYGAYMATPLLRKAYEENSEMTKEEAKELLYKAMQVLFYRDARSFPKYHLGIITKDEGVEIQGPLTLESNWEAAVLTK, from the exons ATGGCGCTTTTtggtaataacggttattCTACTCCCGCACCTTTTTGGCAAAATGGTCCAACGCCGGGCTGTTTTTATGATTTTCCTGGGAGTACCATACAATCAGTCGATCATGGAATGCGCCAAAGATCACA aGCACCCATGACAACTGGAACATCAGTAATTGGAATACAATTTAAAGATGGAGTTATTATTGCTGCCGATATCCTGGCATCTTATGGTTCATTAGCTCGATATAGAAATTGTGAACGTATCATGAAAGTCAATGATAATATTCTTCTTGGTGCTAGCGGTGATTATGCAGATTTTCAGTGCATCAAAagtaacattgaaaaaaaaat cCTAGATGAACAATGTTTAGATGATGGATTTTCTTTAAAGCCTAAAGCACTTTATTGTTGGTTAACTCGTGTGATGTATAACAGACGATCAAGTTATGATCCATTTTGGAACAATTTTGTAATTGCAGGCTTAGATAATGGAAAACC atTTTTAGGTACAGTAGATAAACTTGGAACTGCTTACATTGATCCAGTAATTGCAACTGGTTATGGTGCCTATATGGCAACACCTCTATTGCGGAAAGCATATGAAGAAAATAGTGAAATGActaaagaagaagcaaaagaactTCTTTACAAAGCTATGCAAGTTCTTTTTTACAGAGACGCTCGTTCTTTTCCTAAg TATCATCTTGGTATAATTACTAAAGATGAAGGTGTGGAGATTCAAGGTCCATTAACATTAGAAAGTAACTGGGAAGCAGCTGTTCTAAccaaataa